The region GAACATGTACCAACAAACTGGACAGAAAAAATAAAAACAGTTTGGAGGTACATTTTTTTATGGGAAGAAAAAGTAAATTCACATTAGAAGAAAGAGTTTCTATGTGCAAAGATTATCTAGAAATGGGATTGAGTCGTAAAGATATTCATATTAAATACGGTGTATCTAAGTCTAGATTTTATCAATATATTAATAGGTTTAGAATACATGGTATAGAAGGGTTAAAAGAAGTAGGTCCTAGAAATAGAGCATATACAAAAGAATTTAAAATTAAGGTTATTAATGAAATTTTTAAAGGTAGTTCTATAGATGAATTATCTACAAAGTATTTACTGCCTAATACTATTGTAATAAATTGGATTAAACAGTATAATAAAGGTATAATAAATGATTACATATCTAGAGGTGAAATATATACTATGAGATGTCCTAAATTAAGTAAAGATAAGAAAATGGCTATTGCTAAAGAATGTATTGAGAATGGAAGAAATTACAAAGAAACATGTATTAAGTATGGTATTAAATATTCTAATCTATACTCATGGGTTTCTAAATATCAAGATAAGATAGTGAATACATCAGATTATTCAGAAGAAGATAAATATAAGATATTGTATGAGTTATCACTACAAGAAAATAAGATGTTGAAAGCAGAATTAGAGATTCTAAAAAAAAACGAAGAGATATTAGAATTTCTAGAAAAAGAAGAATAATATATGCTAAATATTTAACTGTAGATACTTTAAAGAATAAGTATAATGTTAAATATCTATGTGAAGTATTAGAGTTAA is a window of Pseudostreptobacillus hongkongensis DNA encoding:
- a CDS encoding transposase, with the protein product MGRKSKFTLEERVSMCKDYLEMGLSRKDIHIKYGVSKSRFYQYINRFRIHGIEGLKEVGPRNRAYTKEFKIKVINEIFKGSSIDELSTKYLLPNTIVINWIKQYNKGIINDYISRGEIYTMRCPKLSKDKKMAIAKECIENGRNYKETCIKYGIKYSNLYSWVSKYQDKIVNTSDYSEEDKYKILYELSLQENKMLKAELEILKKNEEILEFLEKEE